One stretch of Saccharopolyspora erythraea DNA includes these proteins:
- a CDS encoding LacI family DNA-binding transcriptional regulator: MSADAPVTLVEVARAAGVSKTTASDALRRSGRVSEKTRKLVADTADRLGYTPNLSARSLRAATTGAIGLHLPEVLTRSEYYMSFVFGVIDQASRHDYDVTLLTSRSARARAAFHRLDGVVLGDPLVTDPVVHGLLASAVPVVTCERFTGDAEPAGTVRSDHAAMLSRLLDRLHDTGASRPALLASSTITDWGAILQRAYREWCERRGTAVRLRELPYGAPSEVTQDEIRALLAAEPGIDALVCAPDGSAAAALPVLREAGREVGRDVLLAACVDSGPLAHTDPPITAIDLRPREAGAACAELLFELLAGTADEGAVRDLPIGLVERRSTAPRD, encoded by the coding sequence GTGAGCGCAGACGCCCCGGTTACGTTGGTGGAGGTCGCCCGGGCGGCCGGGGTCTCCAAGACCACCGCGTCCGACGCCCTGCGCCGGTCCGGCCGGGTTTCGGAGAAGACGCGGAAGCTGGTGGCCGACACGGCCGACCGGCTGGGTTACACGCCGAACCTCTCCGCGCGGTCGTTGCGGGCGGCGACGACGGGGGCGATCGGGCTGCACCTGCCGGAGGTCCTGACGCGCTCCGAGTACTACATGTCGTTCGTGTTCGGCGTGATCGACCAGGCGTCGCGGCACGACTACGACGTCACGCTGCTCACCTCGCGCAGCGCCAGGGCGCGGGCCGCGTTCCACCGCCTCGACGGGGTGGTGCTCGGCGACCCGCTGGTGACCGACCCGGTCGTGCACGGCCTGCTGGCGTCGGCGGTGCCCGTGGTCACCTGCGAGCGGTTCACCGGCGACGCCGAACCGGCGGGGACCGTCCGCTCGGACCACGCCGCGATGCTGTCCCGGCTGCTCGACCGGCTCCACGACACCGGGGCCTCGCGGCCCGCGCTGCTGGCGTCGAGCACCATCACCGACTGGGGCGCGATCCTGCAGCGCGCCTACCGCGAGTGGTGCGAGCGCAGGGGAACCGCCGTCCGGCTGCGCGAGCTGCCTTACGGCGCACCGTCGGAGGTCACTCAGGACGAGATCCGCGCGCTGCTGGCCGCCGAACCCGGCATCGACGCGCTCGTCTGCGCACCGGACGGTTCGGCGGCGGCCGCCCTGCCGGTGCTGCGTGAGGCGGGCCGGGAGGTCGGGCGCGACGTGCTGCTCGCCGCGTGCGTGGACAGCGGCCCGCTGGCGCACACCGATCCGCCGATCACCGCCATCGACCTGCGCCCGCGCGAAGCCGGTGCCGCCTGCGCCGAGCTGCTGTTCGAGCTGCTGGCGGGAACGGCGGACGAAGGCGCGGTGCGCGATCTGCCGATAGGGCTGGTGGAGCGGCGGTCGACGGCACCGCGGGACTGA
- a CDS encoding maleylpyruvate isomerase family mycothiol-dependent enzyme codes for MADIALGAGDRSNIESTTGAAQLAHRTSVALAAIEQASDRFMETARSLDELSIHRPSLLPGWTRAHVISHVARNADGFLNLLRWARTGVEHPMYASASDRDADIDEGAVRGRQLLLEDLAASCERFARAARELPVWAWTAEVLDGAGDPIPAHGVLRGRLLEVWVHLVDLDHGFGFDDIPRPDVEEVLEDVVQQFGGRHDVPALTVVVDFDGRERSWELRGTTSRPSQVHGDPGAMLGWLLGRTSGERLTGDPLPTLPPWL; via the coding sequence ATGGCTGACATCGCTCTCGGGGCCGGCGACCGTAGCAACATCGAAAGCACCACCGGCGCCGCGCAGCTAGCCCACCGGACCTCGGTCGCACTGGCCGCCATCGAGCAGGCCAGCGACCGCTTCATGGAGACCGCCAGGAGCCTCGACGAGCTGTCGATCCACAGGCCGAGCCTGCTGCCGGGGTGGACCCGGGCGCACGTCATATCGCACGTGGCGCGCAATGCCGACGGGTTCCTGAACCTGCTGCGGTGGGCGCGCACAGGCGTCGAGCACCCCATGTACGCCAGCGCGTCGGACCGCGACGCCGACATCGACGAGGGCGCGGTGCGCGGCAGGCAGCTGCTGCTGGAGGACCTCGCGGCGTCGTGCGAGCGCTTCGCCCGCGCCGCCCGCGAACTGCCGGTGTGGGCGTGGACCGCCGAGGTGCTCGACGGCGCGGGCGACCCGATCCCGGCGCACGGGGTGCTGCGCGGGCGGCTGCTGGAGGTGTGGGTGCACCTGGTCGACCTCGACCACGGCTTCGGATTCGACGACATCCCGCGCCCCGACGTCGAGGAGGTCCTCGAGGACGTCGTCCAGCAGTTCGGCGGCAGGCACGATGTGCCCGCGCTCACCGTCGTGGTCGACTTCGACGGGCGCGAGCGCAGCTGGGAGCTGCGCGGGACGACGTCGCGGCCCAGCCAGGTGCACGGCGACCCCGGCGCGATGCTGGGGTGGCTGCTCGGACGCACCAGCGGCGAGCGGCTCACCGGCGACCCGCTGCCGACCCTGCCGCCCTGGCTCTGA
- a CDS encoding FMN-binding negative transcriptional regulator: MHVFDRYAAPSKSAEVDLVRRHPFAVVVSAEGTGAPVGSHVPVVFPQDRPPPGVLDGTTLPGHMARSNPQWRSFTAGREVLLVFSGPHGYVSPSAYGFEPAVPTLNYAAVHVTGSVDLVGDAAGCLRVVEETVRALEDLRDPAWDMTASREKFAALAGHVVAFRVRVTSVRSTFKLSQDMPPDVRARVRADLRGAHPHLAELMAAHDPG; this comes from the coding sequence ATGCACGTGTTCGACCGCTACGCGGCGCCCTCCAAGAGCGCGGAGGTCGACCTGGTGCGGCGGCACCCGTTCGCCGTCGTCGTCAGCGCAGAGGGCACCGGCGCGCCCGTGGGCAGCCACGTCCCGGTGGTGTTCCCGCAGGACCGGCCGCCGCCGGGCGTACTGGACGGCACGACGCTGCCGGGGCACATGGCGCGGTCGAACCCGCAGTGGCGGTCGTTCACCGCGGGTCGGGAGGTGCTGCTGGTCTTCTCCGGCCCGCACGGCTACGTCTCGCCCTCCGCCTACGGGTTCGAGCCCGCGGTGCCCACGCTCAACTACGCCGCCGTGCACGTCACCGGCTCGGTGGACCTGGTCGGCGACGCGGCCGGATGCCTGCGCGTGGTCGAGGAAACCGTGCGGGCGCTGGAAGACCTGCGCGACCCGGCGTGGGACATGACCGCGTCGCGGGAGAAGTTCGCCGCCCTCGCCGGGCACGTCGTCGCGTTCCGGGTGCGGGTGACCTCGGTGCGTAGCACGTTCAAGCTCAGCCAGGACATGCCGCCCGACGTCCGCGCCCGGGTGCGCGCCGACCTGCGCGGCGCGCACCCACACCTGGCCGAATTGATGGCAGCGCACGACCCGGGCTGA
- a CDS encoding alpha/beta fold hydrolase, producing the protein MPVARSNGLRISYEVFGEGPPLVLHPGMFQVGAHWSLAGYSSTLAATHAVITVDPLGLGGSDAPRDPAAYALPRRADYVTAVLDAVGVERAAFWGYSLGALTGYAVAVHAPERLTRLVAGAFDPLDGFRSAIDPMLRALGLPADADPYPLVERAALAHPAFAAVIEAADSTALRANYAAYSREPGLHAELAAADVPMLMYAGTADPWHEPMRIFAERTGAAFFSLPDADHVRGWNDSAGVLPRVLPFLARDLPV; encoded by the coding sequence GTGCCCGTCGCACGGAGCAACGGTCTCCGGATCTCTTACGAAGTCTTCGGCGAGGGTCCGCCGCTCGTGCTGCACCCGGGCATGTTCCAGGTCGGCGCGCACTGGTCGCTGGCCGGTTACTCCTCGACGCTGGCGGCGACCCATGCGGTGATCACGGTGGACCCCCTGGGCTTGGGTGGCAGCGACGCTCCGCGGGACCCGGCGGCATACGCATTGCCGCGCCGCGCCGACTACGTCACCGCCGTGCTCGACGCGGTCGGTGTGGAGAGGGCGGCGTTCTGGGGCTACTCGCTGGGGGCGCTCACCGGCTACGCGGTAGCCGTGCACGCTCCCGAGCGGCTGACCCGCCTGGTCGCCGGCGCGTTCGACCCCCTCGACGGCTTCCGCTCCGCGATCGACCCGATGCTGCGCGCCCTGGGCCTCCCGGCGGACGCCGACCCGTACCCGCTCGTGGAACGCGCAGCCCTCGCCCATCCCGCATTCGCCGCCGTGATCGAAGCCGCCGACTCGACAGCCTTGCGGGCCAACTACGCGGCGTACTCGCGCGAGCCGGGCCTGCACGCGGAGTTGGCCGCCGCCGACGTCCCGATGCTCATGTACGCCGGTACCGCCGACCCCTGGCACGAACCGATGCGGATCTTCGCCGAGCGGACGGGCGCGGCGTTCTTCTCCCTGCCCGACGCCGACCACGTGCGCGGCTGGAACGACTCGGCCGGCGTACTCCCCCGCGTACTGCCGTTCCTGGCACGCGACCTCCCCGTTTGA
- a CDS encoding MBL fold metallo-hydrolase, with translation MEPRGQYTGHVEAGGAPARRELDELTITKMSVGPMDNNAYLLVCRRTGDALLIDAANDSERLADLLGHDDQRPRLRTIVTTHRHGDHWQALGSIAGQTGSYTMAHPADAAELPVPPDRLVEHGETIQVGEAALEVIHLRGHTPGSIALLYRDPAGHPHLFTGDSLFPGGVGKTTSPEDFRSLIDDVETRVFAELPDDTWFYPGHGDDSTLGAERPKLAEWRERGW, from the coding sequence GTGGAGCCACGAGGACAGTACACGGGACACGTCGAGGCCGGCGGCGCTCCGGCCCGGCGCGAGCTGGACGAGCTGACCATCACCAAGATGTCTGTCGGCCCGATGGACAACAACGCCTACCTGCTGGTCTGCCGCCGGACGGGCGACGCGTTGCTGATCGACGCGGCGAACGACTCCGAGCGGCTGGCCGACCTGCTCGGCCACGACGACCAGCGCCCGCGCCTACGCACGATCGTCACGACCCACCGCCACGGCGACCACTGGCAGGCGCTGGGGTCGATCGCGGGCCAGACCGGTTCCTACACCATGGCCCACCCGGCCGACGCGGCGGAGCTGCCGGTGCCGCCGGACCGCCTGGTCGAGCACGGCGAGACGATCCAGGTCGGCGAGGCCGCGCTGGAGGTCATCCACCTGCGCGGGCACACGCCGGGTTCGATCGCCCTGCTCTACCGCGACCCGGCCGGTCACCCGCACCTGTTCACCGGCGACTCGCTGTTCCCGGGCGGGGTCGGCAAGACCACGTCGCCGGAGGACTTCCGCTCGCTGATCGACGACGTCGAGACCCGCGTCTTCGCCGAGCTGCCCGACGACACCTGGTTCTACCCGGGGCACGGCGACGACTCCACCCTCGGCGCCGAGCGCCCGAAGCTCGCCGAGTGGCGCGAGCGCGGCTGGTGA
- a CDS encoding P1 family peptidase, whose product MSGNDPRMATPSRFARGAPGNDDVVLDPQPSPGHRSVRFDMPGVFVGTAEYPEGPTGCTVIHVPAGARTAVDARGGAVGLSGGYRYHEAIVLAGGSVYGLEAAAGVSSELLSRVQNQTHWAALQHVSGAVIYDFSARDTAIAPDAALGRAALRNAEAGAFPVGRCGAGRSASVGKIDFARAEFAGQGAAFRSFAEMKVLVATVVNAVGVVVDRQGEIVRGNVHPQTGERRFPAEDFAAGATGGPQVHTLAGNTTLTVLVTNVRLTDVALGQLATQVHSSMHRAIQPFHTEIDGDILFALTTDEVDLTGTTATGLGALASELAWDAVLSSVE is encoded by the coding sequence GTGAGCGGCAACGACCCGCGGATGGCAACGCCCTCGCGCTTCGCGCGGGGTGCGCCGGGCAACGACGACGTCGTGCTCGACCCCCAGCCCAGTCCCGGTCACCGGTCGGTCCGGTTCGACATGCCCGGCGTGTTCGTCGGCACCGCCGAGTACCCGGAGGGGCCGACCGGGTGCACGGTGATCCACGTCCCGGCCGGTGCCCGGACCGCGGTCGACGCGCGCGGCGGAGCGGTCGGCCTCAGCGGCGGCTACCGCTACCACGAGGCGATCGTGCTCGCGGGAGGGTCGGTCTACGGCCTGGAAGCGGCGGCAGGCGTCAGCTCGGAACTGCTGTCACGGGTGCAGAACCAGACGCATTGGGCCGCGCTGCAACACGTCTCCGGTGCGGTGATCTACGACTTCTCCGCCCGCGACACCGCCATCGCACCGGACGCGGCGCTGGGCAGGGCCGCGCTGCGCAACGCCGAAGCAGGCGCGTTCCCTGTCGGACGGTGCGGTGCGGGGCGTTCGGCATCAGTCGGCAAGATCGACTTCGCCAGGGCGGAGTTCGCCGGGCAGGGCGCGGCGTTCCGGTCGTTCGCCGAGATGAAGGTGCTGGTGGCCACCGTGGTCAACGCGGTCGGCGTGGTCGTGGACCGCCAGGGCGAGATCGTGCGCGGCAACGTGCACCCGCAGACGGGGGAACGCCGCTTCCCGGCCGAGGACTTCGCGGCGGGGGCGACCGGCGGGCCTCAGGTGCACACACTGGCCGGCAACACCACGCTCACCGTGCTGGTCACCAACGTGCGGCTGACCGACGTCGCGCTCGGCCAGCTCGCCACCCAGGTCCACAGCTCGATGCACAGGGCGATCCAGCCCTTCCACACCGAGATCGACGGTGACATCCTGTTCGCGCTCACCACCGACGAGGTCGATCTCACCGGCACCACCGCCACCGGGCTCGGGGCGCTCGCCTCCGAACTGGCCTGGGACGCGGTGCTCAGCAGCGTCGAGTGA
- a CDS encoding C45 family autoproteolytic acyltransferase/hydolase: MSLPVHRSGELDPAERGRGFGRAWREQVRRSYAGYAELFAAVGASGIRGWSEQAYAETAAWAPALAEEIAGVAEGCGLPEWQVAALNARTEILAAAASNGEGECSTSVVLPGTGLAPRTVQTWDWHDTLGDGMVIWSLEPRAGHRVHTFTEFGVLGKIGVNSAGLGVHFNVLRHVRDSADIGVPVHVVARRILDEASTVGEAVAIAGSARLSASSLITVATFDGERGEVRGLELSPAGVAELEPDGTGIFLHTNHFLDAELSAGERTTEAESSTYQRLALLRRRTHGLFSDDPTDRARALHAHHADGAPVCAHADPALPAHRRWQTLATLTLDLAAARLGVHDGGPCGVSAQSWQWTPAARRATAPKS; encoded by the coding sequence ATGTCCTTGCCAGTCCACCGGTCCGGCGAGCTCGACCCGGCGGAGCGAGGGCGTGGTTTCGGCCGCGCGTGGCGGGAACAGGTACGGCGTTCCTACGCCGGCTACGCCGAGCTGTTCGCCGCCGTCGGAGCTTCCGGCATCCGCGGCTGGAGCGAGCAGGCATACGCCGAGACCGCGGCGTGGGCGCCCGCGCTCGCGGAGGAGATCGCCGGGGTGGCGGAGGGGTGCGGGCTGCCGGAATGGCAGGTCGCCGCGCTCAACGCGCGCACCGAGATCCTGGCCGCCGCGGCGAGCAACGGCGAAGGCGAGTGCTCCACGTCGGTCGTGCTGCCCGGCACCGGACTCGCCCCGCGCACGGTGCAGACCTGGGACTGGCACGACACCCTGGGCGACGGCATGGTGATCTGGTCGCTGGAGCCCCGCGCCGGACACCGGGTGCACACGTTCACCGAGTTCGGCGTGCTCGGCAAGATCGGGGTGAACAGCGCGGGGCTCGGCGTGCACTTCAACGTGCTGCGGCACGTGCGCGACAGCGCTGACATCGGGGTGCCGGTGCACGTGGTCGCACGTCGCATCCTCGACGAGGCGAGCACCGTCGGTGAAGCGGTCGCCATCGCGGGCTCGGCCCGCCTGTCGGCGTCCTCGCTGATCACCGTCGCCACCTTCGACGGAGAGCGCGGTGAGGTGCGCGGTCTGGAGCTGTCACCTGCGGGAGTCGCCGAACTCGAGCCGGACGGCACCGGAATCTTCCTGCACACCAACCACTTCCTGGACGCCGAGCTGAGCGCGGGGGAGCGGACCACCGAAGCGGAGTCGAGCACCTACCAGCGGCTCGCCCTGCTCCGGCGGCGCACGCACGGCCTTTTCTCCGACGACCCGACCGACCGCGCCCGCGCCCTGCACGCACACCACGCGGACGGCGCACCGGTGTGCGCCCACGCGGATCCGGCGCTGCCCGCGCACCGGCGCTGGCAGACGCTGGCGACGCTCACCCTCGACCTGGCCGCCGCCCGGCTGGGCGTGCACGACGGCGGGCCCTGCGGAGTCTCGGCGCAGAGCTGGCAGTGGACTCCCGCGGCGCGGCGAGCGACCGCACCGAAGAGCTAG
- a CDS encoding primary-amine oxidase — protein MTGCRHQDPGEAPTDETPSHPLAPLSAPEIVRTREILEAAGIMGTSTRVSYLGLLDPAKDALARYEEDGSPVPRDVRVLLLDIASGDAEEVRVSLSGGAVVSRHPIDPATAGQVPVLLEEHDRVREIVAADEGWCAALRKRGIDDPAQVFLAALSAGRFSGDDGRRRTVRVLAHWRPEESTMVWAHPVDGLVAHVDLIEREVVEIVDTGAVPIPQESGDYDDPEVRGPLRTSLRPIEITQPEGPSFAFDGHELRWENWTLRVGFDMREGLVLHQVRFRDGDRDRPVLHRASVAEMVVPYADPGPIRFWQNYFDTGEYQLGRLANSLELGCDCLGEITYLDAVVANGAGEPVTLTNAVCVHEEDAGVLWKHTDPANRSRQTRRQRRLVVSFFTTVGNYDYGFYWYLYLDGTIELECKATGVVFTARYDERIAPHATEVAPGLAAPYHQHLFNVRLDMAVDGPLNAVDEVEVERVPIGPDNPHGNAFRRASRRLRTEGEAVRMADPGRGRVWHVVNPDRHNRFGRPTGYELVPQGQPVLLADESSAIHGRAGFATRHLWVTRHDEEQRYPAGDLVNQSAPGAGLPEYAAADRPIDGADLVVWHTFGLTHFPRPEDWPVMPVDSCGFTLRPAGFFDRNPTLDVPPPSPGHCSPQAGS, from the coding sequence GTGACCGGATGCCGACACCAGGACCCCGGCGAAGCGCCCACCGACGAGACCCCCTCCCACCCGCTCGCGCCGCTGAGCGCGCCGGAAATCGTCCGCACGCGCGAGATCCTCGAAGCAGCCGGGATCATGGGCACCTCGACCAGGGTGTCGTACCTGGGGCTGCTCGATCCCGCCAAGGACGCGCTCGCGCGGTACGAGGAGGACGGTTCGCCGGTACCACGGGACGTTCGGGTCCTGCTGCTCGACATCGCCAGCGGCGACGCCGAGGAAGTGCGGGTGAGCCTGTCCGGCGGCGCCGTCGTGTCCCGGCACCCGATCGACCCCGCCACCGCGGGCCAGGTCCCGGTCCTGCTGGAGGAGCACGACCGGGTGCGCGAGATCGTGGCCGCCGACGAAGGCTGGTGCGCCGCCCTGCGCAAGCGCGGCATCGACGATCCCGCGCAGGTCTTCCTCGCCGCGCTGTCGGCTGGGCGGTTCTCCGGCGACGACGGACGCAGGCGGACGGTGCGCGTGCTGGCGCACTGGCGACCCGAAGAGTCCACAATGGTCTGGGCGCATCCGGTGGACGGCCTGGTCGCCCACGTGGATCTCATCGAGCGCGAGGTCGTCGAGATCGTCGACACCGGCGCGGTGCCGATCCCGCAGGAGTCCGGCGACTACGACGATCCCGAGGTGCGTGGACCGCTGCGGACCTCGTTGCGCCCCATCGAGATCACCCAGCCCGAAGGCCCGAGCTTCGCCTTCGACGGCCACGAGCTGCGGTGGGAGAACTGGACGCTGCGCGTCGGCTTCGACATGCGCGAGGGCCTGGTCCTGCACCAGGTCCGGTTCCGCGACGGCGACCGCGACCGGCCGGTGCTGCACCGTGCGTCGGTCGCCGAGATGGTCGTGCCCTACGCCGACCCCGGCCCGATCCGCTTCTGGCAGAACTACTTCGACACCGGCGAGTACCAGCTCGGCAGGCTGGCCAACTCGCTGGAGCTGGGCTGCGACTGCCTCGGCGAGATCACCTACCTCGACGCCGTCGTCGCCAACGGCGCCGGCGAACCGGTGACGCTGACCAACGCCGTCTGCGTCCACGAGGAGGACGCGGGCGTGCTGTGGAAGCACACCGACCCGGCCAACCGCAGCAGGCAGACGCGCAGGCAGCGCAGGCTGGTCGTCTCCTTCTTCACCACCGTCGGCAACTACGACTACGGCTTCTACTGGTACCTCTACCTCGACGGCACGATCGAGCTGGAGTGCAAGGCGACCGGCGTGGTCTTCACCGCCCGCTACGACGAGCGGATCGCACCGCACGCCACGGAGGTCGCGCCCGGTCTGGCCGCGCCCTACCACCAGCACCTGTTCAACGTGCGGCTGGACATGGCGGTCGACGGCCCGCTCAACGCCGTTGACGAGGTCGAGGTGGAGCGCGTGCCCATCGGGCCGGACAACCCCCACGGCAACGCGTTCCGCCGCGCGAGCAGGCGCCTGCGCACCGAAGGCGAGGCCGTGCGGATGGCCGATCCGGGCCGGGGCCGGGTCTGGCACGTCGTGAACCCGGACCGGCACAACCGGTTCGGCCGGCCGACGGGCTACGAGCTCGTCCCGCAGGGACAGCCCGTGCTGCTCGCCGACGAGTCCTCGGCCATCCACGGCAGGGCCGGGTTCGCGACCAGGCACCTGTGGGTCACCCGCCACGACGAGGAACAGCGGTACCCGGCGGGCGACCTGGTCAACCAGAGCGCGCCGGGTGCGGGGCTGCCCGAGTACGCGGCGGCGGACCGGCCGATCGACGGCGCCGACCTCGTCGTCTGGCACACCTTCGGGCTCACGCACTTCCCGCGGCCGGAGGACTGGCCGGTGATGCCGGTCGACAGCTGCGGGTTCACCCTGCGTCCGGCCGGGTTCTTCGACCGCAACCCGACGCTCGACGTCCCGCCGCCCTCCCCGGGGCACTGCTCGCCGCAGGCCGGGAGCTGA
- a CDS encoding SDR family oxidoreductase, translating to MSTGIKTAVVTGAASGIGKALAEELRARGTDLVLADVDTDALSEVATRLGATGVTTDVSDQAAMDDLAAKAPDARLICLNAGVVGASLGAPWEVPPGEWDRVFGVNVAGVVNGLRAFVPRLLASGERAHVLITASLAGLAVFPGGGAYGPSKHAVTAVAQHAAMALAGTPVRVSMICPALVSTGMSSEGADPADVAREALGTLDDDGVFSVVPAEWRTAVVEQAERLASGRTPKPPTPC from the coding sequence TTGAGCACTGGAATCAAGACCGCCGTCGTCACCGGAGCGGCGAGCGGGATCGGGAAGGCGCTTGCGGAGGAGCTGCGCGCGAGGGGCACCGACCTGGTGCTGGCCGACGTCGACACCGACGCGCTCTCCGAGGTCGCGACGCGGCTCGGCGCCACCGGGGTGACCACGGACGTCTCGGACCAGGCCGCGATGGACGATCTCGCGGCGAAGGCCCCGGACGCGCGGCTAATCTGTCTGAACGCCGGGGTGGTGGGCGCCTCGCTCGGCGCACCGTGGGAGGTCCCGCCCGGCGAGTGGGACCGGGTGTTCGGCGTCAACGTCGCGGGTGTCGTCAACGGGCTGCGCGCCTTCGTGCCGAGGTTGCTCGCGTCCGGCGAGCGTGCTCATGTGCTGATCACCGCGTCCCTGGCGGGACTGGCGGTGTTCCCGGGCGGGGGAGCGTACGGGCCGTCCAAACACGCGGTCACCGCCGTCGCCCAGCATGCGGCCATGGCCCTGGCCGGCACACCCGTGCGGGTGAGCATGATCTGCCCCGCGCTGGTGTCCACCGGGATGTCGTCGGAAGGGGCCGATCCGGCCGATGTCGCCCGCGAGGCGCTGGGGACCCTCGACGACGACGGGGTTTTCTCCGTCGTCCCGGCGGAGTGGCGGACTGCCGTCGTCGAGCAGGCGGAACGGCTCGCCTCCGGCCGGACGCCCAAGCCTCCGACCCCGTGCTGA